Genomic DNA from Pseudomonadota bacterium:
CGCTTACCTCAAGCTATTCCGCGCAGGGAAGATTGAAGAGCGTGTCACAGCAGGTCTGAGGGAACTCGAGGACTGTTGCGCATGCCCGCGCAACTGTCACATCAACCGGCTGGAAAACGAGGCGCGCGTTTGTCGCACCGGCCGTTACGCCAAAGTTGGGAGCGCCTTCGCGCACTTTGGTGAGGAGGACTGTCTGCGGGGCTGGAACGGGTCGGGCACGATCTTCTTCTCGCTATGAGTCGCCCGCAAGGCAGGGCTCTGGCGCTTCGACGAACGCCGTGCCAGAGCCTGATTGACGCGTCGTTGACGCAGGGGCCCGAATCCAGAACCAGGGATGGGAAAAACGAACGTCGACCGGACTATGCCTGGGGCGCAGGCGTGACGGTCTTTCGGGAGGTTAGAGAATGAGGGTGTACCTGGTTCAACACGGAGACGCCGTACCAGAGGAAGTGGATCCGGACCGACCGTTAAGCGATACCGGACGTCGGGACATCAAGCGGCTTGCCAAGTTTCTTAATGCCACTAAGGTGCGCGTATCGCGGATCATTCACAGCGGTAAGACTCGTGCACAGCAAACCGCCGAGATTCCTCGCCAAGGACTCAGGGAGAAACGTGAGTATTGACGCAATGTCCGGTCTCAACCCCGACGATCCGCCGAAGCAGTTCGCAAAGCAGATTGAGGAGATCGGTGCCGGAGCCGTGATCATCAGTCATCTGCCGTTTCTGGGTTTACTAGTGTCACGTCTTGTCGTGGATGATGGAGATCAACCGGTCGTGAGTTTCAAACCCGGCTCAGCAGTTTGTATGGAGAAACATGAAGCAGGGCGTTGGTCAATTACGCTTGTTGTTCGGCCCGAGCACCTGAGCAACTGAGCCGTGCTGTTTATACCGATATTCTGTAGTTATAGCGACGATCTCTCGCGCGCATGGGCAAGATCTCAATCATGACGCATAATCGGTTGATGCAATCCACTCACACGCGACGAATTTGCGATCGCCGCGCCCGCTAGGTAAACGAACTCTCCCGGATTGAGCAAAGTAACCCAAGATCAGTGGTCCCCCGCTCCTAACCGCTAATGTGGAGCTAACTCGTTGAATTGAAAGTAGTGGGCCCGGTAGGACTCGAACCTACGACCAAGGGATTATGAGTCCCTAACCCTTCTGTTTTATGCCGTTTCAGCGAGTAGCAAATCCCCGCACTGTTACGCCACAACTGCTTGATAAATAGCCGCCTACTTGTCACACTGCGTATCATCGGGTACCATCCTTAAGCACGCGGTTTTGGTACCCCGCTGGTACCCCGTAGCGATTCAGGGATTTAGCCATGGCGGCAGTGATGCTGACAGACAAGCTCTGCGAAAAGATGCGCCCGCCTGAGTCTGGGCGTTCCGAGTACTTCGACCCCCGCTTGCCAGGATTCGGCCTTCGCGTCTCGGATAAGGGGACCAAGACCTTTTGTCTTCTATATAGAGTGAACGGCGTCAAACGCCGTTTAACAATCGGGCCATACACCGGCGCCGGGAGTCTGAAGACCGCGCGCGACCGAGCGCGCAAGGCGCTGGAAGCCGCCGCGGAAGGACGGGACCCGGCTACAGAGAAGACTGAGGGCCGCCGCACGGATGACACCGTTAGGCACGTGGTCGAGAGCTACTTCAAACGCCACCTATCGAAGCTCAAGGACGGACAGAAGGCAAAGCGGATATTGGAACAGGAGGTTGTGTCACGCTGGCGCTATCGGCGCATTGGCCACATCACTCGCCGAGACATCATCGAGCTTGTCGACGGGGTGGCCGATCGAGGCACGCCAGGCCATGCGGATAAGGTGCGCGCGTGGATCCATGCGCTTCTGAATTGGTGCCTTTCCCGCGATCTTCTCGATCACAATCCGGCCGCCGCACTGAGACGGCCGCACACACCGCAGATCCGATCTCGGGTGCTCGGTGACGACGAGCTGCGGGCTGTCTGGCATGCCGCCGAGGGGCTCGGGTACCCCTTTGGTCCGGTCCTGCAAATGCTGATGCTGACCGGGCAGCGCCGGGGCGAGGTGTGCCGCATGCGCTGGGCCGATATCGACTTCAGCGAGCGTGTTTGGTTTATGGGCGATACCAAAGGGGGCCGTCCGCACGTGGTGCCATTGCCTGAGCGCGCTTGTGCCATCCTGAGCGCGCTCCCGAGGCTTGGCCAGCACGTGTTCACCACACGGCGGGATCGGCCCGTCTCGGACTCTCAAAGGCCAAGAAGCGCTTGGACAAGGCGGCCGGGGTTGAGGGTTTCATATTCCACGATTTTCGCCGTGGCGTGCGCACGGCGCTGTCTCGGCTAGGCTTCGAGAAGCACATCTGCGAT
This window encodes:
- a CDS encoding histidine phosphatase family protein, with translation MRVYLVQHGDAVPEEVDPDRPLSDTGRRDIKRLAKFLNATKVRVSRIIHSGKTRAQQTAEIPRQGLREKREY
- a CDS encoding integrase family protein; translation: MAAVMLTDKLCEKMRPPESGRSEYFDPRLPGFGLRVSDKGTKTFCLLYRVNGVKRRLTIGPYTGAGSLKTARDRARKALEAAAEGRDPATEKTEGRRTDDTVRHVVESYFKRHLSKLKDGQKAKRILEQEVVSRWRYRRIGHITRRDIIELVDGVADRGTPGHADKVRAWIHALLNWCLSRDLLDHNPAAALRRPHTPQIRSRVLGDDELRAVWHAAEGLGYPFGPVLQMLMLTGQRRGEVCRMRWADIDFSERVWFMGDTKGGRPHVVPLPERACAILSALPRLGQHVFTTRRDRPVSDSQRPRSAWTRRPGLRVSYSTIFAVACARRCLG